The Nitrospira tepida genome includes a window with the following:
- a CDS encoding N-acetylmuramoyl-L-alanine amidase gives MRRFMVHVSAWLAVGLLAVGASAIPCSAESDSATRQTRPASHHTIPAKRLPTYASTSAIVQDLRVSQENESFRLVFDLDRKIRVTQSREKSSGRLIIDLLNTKLTKTAAEKLVQATMIPQTVRITLQQQPSLLRLSLNRKAVSRFNYFVLGTPNRFVLDFTPVQVASPASKDSSPSASTDHAKTPPPVSSPAVSPQAADAPAAPSTPRRTANQIRTIVIDPGHGGKDAGTISRRGLEEKAITLKVSLRLRDLIKARLGARVLMTRDRDDFIELGERAKFANANAADLFISVHVNSHPQPSVKGIEIYHFGEAKDQRALEVAARENGTPINGNGVGWEYLVADLLTTKRIEESLELAWQTKEAMVKHLNGQYQTVDHGVKTAPFYVLRYTAMPSILAEIAFMSNASEEQLMRQSSFIDDVAEALFQGIKSYLDPVLPTSR, from the coding sequence ATGCGACGCTTTATGGTTCACGTCTCAGCCTGGCTGGCCGTCGGACTGCTGGCGGTCGGAGCCTCCGCCATCCCCTGTTCTGCGGAATCGGATTCGGCCACGCGCCAGACCCGCCCGGCCTCCCATCACACCATCCCGGCCAAGCGTCTGCCAACCTATGCGTCGACTTCCGCGATTGTCCAGGATTTGCGGGTTAGCCAGGAGAACGAGTCGTTTCGCCTCGTCTTCGATCTGGATCGCAAGATTCGGGTGACGCAAAGCCGCGAGAAGAGTTCCGGACGGCTCATCATCGACCTCCTCAACACCAAACTGACCAAGACCGCGGCGGAGAAGCTTGTCCAGGCGACCATGATTCCCCAGACCGTGCGGATCACGCTGCAGCAGCAGCCGTCGCTCCTCCGACTGTCCCTGAATCGCAAGGCGGTCAGCCGGTTCAATTACTTCGTTCTCGGCACGCCGAATCGGTTCGTGCTGGATTTCACCCCGGTTCAAGTGGCCTCACCGGCGTCGAAAGATTCGTCCCCCTCTGCATCGACCGATCATGCCAAAACGCCGCCGCCGGTCTCGTCTCCGGCTGTTTCGCCGCAGGCTGCGGACGCTCCCGCCGCTCCATCCACTCCACGTCGGACGGCCAACCAAATCCGGACGATCGTGATCGATCCCGGCCACGGCGGCAAAGATGCAGGCACGATCAGCCGGCGCGGGTTGGAAGAGAAGGCCATTACGCTGAAAGTGAGCCTCCGGCTGCGCGACCTCATTAAAGCCAGGCTCGGCGCCAGGGTCTTGATGACGCGGGACCGGGATGACTTCATCGAACTCGGAGAGCGGGCCAAATTTGCCAATGCGAACGCGGCCGACCTCTTTATTTCCGTGCATGTCAACTCGCACCCCCAACCCTCGGTCAAGGGCATCGAGATCTATCATTTTGGAGAGGCCAAGGATCAACGGGCCCTGGAGGTGGCGGCTCGGGAAAACGGCACTCCGATCAACGGCAACGGCGTGGGGTGGGAATATCTGGTCGCCGACCTCCTCACGACAAAACGCATCGAGGAGTCGCTGGAACTGGCCTGGCAAACCAAGGAGGCGATGGTCAAGCACCTCAACGGGCAATACCAAACGGTCGATCACGGGGTGAAGACCGCGCCGTTTTATGTGCTGCGCTATACCGCCATGCCGAGCATCCTGGCGGAGATCGCGTTCATGTCCAATGCGTCGGAGGAACAGTTGATGCGCCAAAGTTCCTTTATCGACGACGTGGCAGAAGCCCTCTTCCAGGGCATCAAGTCCTATCTCGATCCCGTCCTGCCAACCTCCCGATAG
- a CDS encoding CobW family GTP-binding protein — translation MGTDVMTPVPVTVLTGFLGAGKTTLLNRILTTEHGKRVAVIVNEFGEVGIDHQLVIGADEEIFEMNNGCICCTVRGDLIRIIGNLLKRKDRFDYLVIETTGLADPAPVAQTFFVDDDMKRRLALDGIVTVVDSKHIRGHLDQSPEAKEQIAFADVILLNKIDLVPPADVDRLEARIRAINAVATIHRTKDAQMEITRLLNIGAFDLSRKLEIDPNFLGEATHQHDPSVFSVALVEDDPVDEDRMNEWFREVLSTMGTKIYRMKGILNVKGRNHRFVFQGVHMLFDGRPDRPWKTGERRRNELVFIGRDLDREQLAKGFRSCLA, via the coding sequence ATGGGCACAGATGTCATGACGCCGGTTCCGGTGACGGTCTTAACCGGATTTTTGGGAGCGGGCAAGACGACCTTGCTCAATCGCATTCTAACCACCGAGCATGGCAAGCGCGTGGCGGTGATCGTCAATGAGTTCGGCGAGGTGGGCATCGACCATCAACTCGTGATCGGCGCCGATGAAGAGATTTTTGAGATGAACAACGGCTGCATCTGCTGCACGGTCCGGGGCGATTTGATCCGCATCATCGGGAACCTGCTCAAGCGCAAAGATCGGTTCGATTATCTGGTGATCGAAACGACGGGCTTGGCCGACCCGGCCCCGGTCGCGCAGACCTTCTTTGTCGATGACGACATGAAGCGGCGGTTGGCGTTGGACGGGATCGTGACCGTCGTGGATTCAAAACATATCCGGGGACATCTGGACCAGAGTCCGGAGGCCAAGGAGCAGATCGCCTTCGCCGACGTGATCCTCTTGAACAAGATCGACCTCGTGCCTCCGGCCGACGTGGACCGGTTGGAGGCACGCATCCGGGCAATCAACGCGGTGGCCACGATCCACCGGACCAAGGATGCCCAGATGGAGATCACCCGCCTCTTGAACATCGGGGCGTTTGACCTGAGCCGGAAGCTGGAGATCGATCCGAATTTCCTCGGCGAAGCGACGCATCAGCACGACCCCAGCGTGTTCTCCGTGGCCCTCGTCGAGGACGACCCGGTCGACGAGGACAGGATGAACGAGTGGTTCCGCGAGGTGCTGTCCACGATGGGGACGAAGATCTATCGCATGAAGGGCATTCTCAACGTCAAAGGCCGCAACCATCGCTTCGTTTTTCAGGGCGTGCATATGCTGTTCGACGGACGGCCTGACCGCCCTTGGAAGACCGGTGAACGGCGGCGTAACGAACTGGTCTTCATCGGCCGGGATCTGGATCGGGAACAACTCGCCAAGGGGTTCCGTTCATGCCTCGCCTGA
- the cysE gene encoding serine O-acetyltransferase gives MFRTIRQDLQAVFDRDPAATSRLEVLLTYAGFHALLAYRLAHWLRGKGVPFIPRAISQVARWLTGIEIHPGAKIGQGFFIDHGMGVVIGETAEIGDFVTLFQGVTLGGTGKERGKRHPTIGNHVVVGAGAKILGAIRIGDNVKIGANSVVLKSVPPHSTVIGVPARIIKMEGERVPEATMDHTNIPDPVIDRFEALEQELIELRKKLENPTNPRS, from the coding sequence ATGTTCAGGACCATCCGGCAAGATTTACAGGCGGTGTTCGATCGGGACCCGGCCGCCACCAGCAGGCTGGAAGTGCTCCTCACCTATGCGGGCTTCCATGCGCTCCTGGCCTATCGGCTGGCCCACTGGCTGCGAGGCAAGGGTGTCCCGTTCATCCCACGGGCGATCTCCCAGGTCGCTCGCTGGCTGACCGGCATTGAAATCCATCCCGGCGCCAAGATCGGCCAGGGGTTCTTCATAGACCACGGGATGGGGGTCGTGATCGGCGAAACGGCCGAGATCGGCGATTTCGTGACCCTGTTTCAAGGGGTCACGCTCGGGGGCACCGGCAAAGAGCGGGGCAAGCGCCATCCTACCATCGGCAACCATGTGGTGGTCGGGGCCGGAGCCAAGATCCTCGGCGCCATCCGGATCGGCGACAACGTGAAGATCGGAGCCAACTCCGTCGTGCTGAAGTCCGTGCCGCCCCATTCCACGGTCATCGGCGTGCCGGCCCGCATCATCAAGATGGAGGGCGAACGGGTGCCCGAAGCCACCATGGACCACACCAACATCCCCGATCCCGTCATCGACCGCTTCGAGGCGCTCGAACAGGAGCTGATCGAGTTGCGCAAGAAGCTGGAGAACCCGACCAACCCGCGGTCCTGA
- a CDS encoding NYN domain-containing protein, protein MAQHVIVDGYNLLGFLYAGAAKPAFAGDAVREELVGDLSAYHARKGHPLTVVFDGWKEGMPVERREFRSGVEIVYSRRGERADQVIQRLAMQYRRDCAVVSSDREVSDCARQAGAFVMGAAEFAARLRTGKPTPAFSAWQKDGDGDQDDRRRRPNEKKGNPRKLPKAVRVRQRKLRGF, encoded by the coding sequence ATGGCGCAACATGTGATCGTGGACGGGTACAATCTGCTCGGGTTTCTGTACGCGGGAGCCGCGAAGCCGGCATTTGCCGGCGACGCGGTCCGTGAGGAATTGGTAGGAGACCTGAGCGCCTATCACGCTCGGAAAGGCCATCCGCTCACGGTCGTCTTCGACGGATGGAAGGAGGGCATGCCGGTCGAGCGGCGGGAGTTCCGAAGCGGCGTGGAAATCGTCTACTCCCGCCGAGGCGAGCGAGCTGACCAGGTCATTCAGCGGCTGGCGATGCAGTACAGGCGGGACTGCGCCGTGGTCTCCTCCGATCGGGAAGTATCGGATTGCGCGAGGCAGGCCGGAGCCTTTGTCATGGGGGCGGCGGAGTTTGCCGCGAGGCTCCGGACCGGAAAGCCGACCCCGGCGTTTTCAGCTTGGCAAAAGGATGGCGATGGAGATCAAGACGATCGGCGGCGGCGCCCCAACGAGAAGAAGGGGAACCCGCGCAAGTTGCCTAAGGCGGTTCGGGTCAGACAAAGAAAGCTCAGGGGATTTTGA
- the truA gene encoding tRNA pseudouridine(38-40) synthase TruA → MQTIKLTLEYDGTHYAGWQRQADQPTIQAALELVIGQVAQATLAVVGAGRTDSGVHALGQVASFRTERQLSSEEWSRALNGLLPDDICVRSVEFVPDEFHARYSAVGKLYEYRILNRPHRSALDRDRAWHVRKQLDQDAMRKAAECLIGRQDFSSFQGSPTDNQNPVCHLRQLSIRAESDLIRIEAYADRFLKQMVRAMVGTLVEVGLGKRTEASLQNSLAARDRSAAGKTAPAHGLYLVRVDY, encoded by the coding sequence ATGCAGACGATCAAACTGACGCTGGAATATGACGGCACGCATTACGCCGGATGGCAACGGCAGGCCGATCAACCGACCATTCAGGCGGCCCTGGAGCTGGTGATCGGACAAGTGGCTCAGGCCACCCTGGCAGTCGTGGGGGCCGGGCGCACCGATTCAGGCGTCCACGCGCTGGGACAAGTGGCTAGTTTTCGGACAGAGCGACAGCTCTCGTCCGAGGAGTGGTCGCGAGCCTTGAATGGCCTCCTACCCGACGATATCTGCGTCCGCTCCGTAGAGTTCGTGCCGGACGAGTTTCATGCCCGGTACTCCGCCGTCGGCAAACTCTACGAATACCGCATTCTCAACCGGCCCCATCGGTCCGCGCTGGATCGCGACCGGGCCTGGCACGTGAGAAAACAACTCGACCAGGATGCGATGCGGAAGGCGGCGGAGTGTTTGATCGGCCGGCAGGACTTTTCGTCCTTTCAAGGCTCGCCGACCGACAACCAGAACCCCGTCTGCCACCTGCGGCAATTGTCGATCCGAGCGGAATCGGACCTGATCCGGATCGAAGCTTACGCCGACCGGTTTCTCAAGCAAATGGTTCGGGCCATGGTCGGAACGTTGGTGGAAGTCGGGCTCGGGAAACGGACAGAGGCAAGCCTTCAGAACAGCCTCGCGGCCCGCGATCGGTCCGCGGCAGGCAAAACCGCTCCGGCACACGGATTGTACCTGGTCCGCGTGGACTACTAA
- a CDS encoding Fur family transcriptional regulator, whose translation MAISILDRLKSGGKKLTKPRRAILNILDQSTLPITAAEVHERLMKARAPVDLVTVYRNLSMLQELGLVSPVASPDGQMRYEVRHGRAHHHHIQCRGCGRIVDVMLCPLRKLTDLVERQTKFAVDDHVLEFFGWCPQCR comes from the coding sequence ATGGCGATCTCAATTCTTGACAGGCTCAAGTCCGGCGGCAAGAAACTCACGAAGCCGAGGAGGGCCATTCTGAACATTCTGGATCAGAGCACGCTTCCGATCACGGCGGCCGAGGTCCATGAACGGCTGATGAAAGCCCGGGCGCCGGTTGACCTCGTCACGGTCTATCGGAACCTGTCCATGCTGCAAGAGCTTGGCCTGGTCAGTCCGGTGGCCTCGCCTGATGGGCAGATGCGCTACGAAGTTCGGCATGGCCGAGCGCACCACCACCACATTCAATGCCGTGGCTGCGGGCGGATCGTCGATGTGATGTTGTGCCCGCTGAGAAAACTGACGGATCTCGTCGAACGGCAGACGAAGTTTGCCGTGGACGACCATGTCTTGGAGTTCTTCGGATGGTGCCCCCAATGTCGCTAG
- a CDS encoding TatD family hydrolase codes for MLIDTHTHLDDERYDDDRDAMIARAREAGVEAMITIGCDLETSRAALDLAGRYEFVYASVGVHPHEVKHIEDHWYDEFRKLAGNKKIVAYGEIGLDYHYNNSPLEEQRRRFREQVNLAKELRLPLVIHTREAQEDTIRILREEQASVVGGVLHCFSGDAWLAKDALDLGFYLSFSGILTFQNATMLRDIAKTVPADRLLIETDCPYLTPVPHRGKRNEPAFVRYVADQLASLLPSDAQRSIEDVARLTSDNARRLFKIP; via the coding sequence ATGCTGATCGACACCCACACCCATCTGGACGACGAGCGATACGACGACGACCGGGACGCGATGATCGCCCGGGCACGCGAGGCCGGCGTCGAGGCCATGATCACGATCGGCTGCGACCTGGAGACCAGCCGGGCCGCCCTGGATCTGGCCGGCCGTTATGAGTTCGTCTATGCATCCGTGGGCGTTCACCCCCATGAGGTCAAGCATATCGAGGACCACTGGTATGACGAGTTCCGAAAGCTGGCCGGCAACAAGAAGATTGTGGCCTATGGAGAAATCGGGCTCGACTATCACTACAACAACTCACCGCTGGAGGAGCAGCGGCGTCGGTTCCGTGAACAGGTGAACCTGGCCAAGGAACTCCGCCTTCCGTTGGTGATTCACACAAGAGAAGCCCAGGAAGACACGATTCGGATTCTCAGGGAGGAACAGGCCTCAGTCGTCGGGGGAGTCTTGCACTGTTTTTCGGGGGACGCCTGGCTGGCGAAGGACGCCTTGGACCTTGGATTCTACCTGTCGTTTTCCGGCATCCTGACTTTTCAGAACGCGACGATGCTCCGCGACATCGCCAAAACCGTGCCGGCCGATCGTCTGCTCATCGAGACCGATTGCCCCTATCTCACCCCTGTCCCCCATCGAGGCAAGCGCAATGAACCGGCCTTCGTGAGATACGTCGCCGACCAACTGGCGTCGCTTCTACCCAGTGATGCCCAGCGGTCGATAGAAGACGTGGCTCGCCTAACCTCGGACAACGCCCGGCGCCTGTTCAAAATCCCCTGA
- a CDS encoding ZIP family metal transporter, translating into MSLPGESTWWFVFWMGLLGSLGALLPACLVLFIPDGWRHRVMPYLLSYATGTMLATAMIGLIPEALERAPVHEVGIAMLAGLVLFFVLEWTVIWRHAHHDESGCPHGHGGDHGMENKAGMLVLIGDAVHNCADGIAIGTACVASPALGLVTTLAVLGHEVPQELSDFTILLSSGFSRGQALFWNTLSGLGTLVGVVASFGGLAFAESIVPYALSVAAASFLYIGLADLVPGLHGRMGAAKGVWQFAMMIAGMVTIGALTMLPH; encoded by the coding sequence GTGAGTCTGCCCGGCGAATCGACTTGGTGGTTTGTGTTCTGGATGGGCCTGCTGGGCAGCCTCGGAGCCCTGTTGCCCGCCTGTCTGGTTCTCTTCATCCCGGACGGCTGGCGCCATCGGGTCATGCCCTATCTCCTGAGCTATGCGACCGGGACGATGTTGGCCACCGCGATGATCGGGCTCATCCCCGAAGCGCTGGAACGAGCCCCGGTTCACGAAGTCGGGATCGCCATGCTGGCCGGTCTGGTCCTGTTTTTCGTCCTCGAATGGACGGTGATCTGGCGGCATGCGCACCATGATGAATCGGGCTGCCCCCACGGGCATGGAGGTGATCATGGCATGGAGAACAAGGCCGGCATGCTCGTGTTGATCGGGGATGCGGTCCACAACTGCGCCGACGGGATTGCCATTGGCACGGCCTGCGTGGCCTCGCCGGCGCTTGGATTGGTGACGACCCTGGCCGTGCTAGGGCACGAAGTGCCGCAGGAACTCAGCGACTTCACTATCCTGCTGTCGAGCGGATTCTCTCGCGGCCAGGCGTTGTTCTGGAACACCCTGTCCGGTCTCGGAACGTTGGTCGGTGTTGTGGCGTCCTTCGGGGGATTGGCCTTCGCAGAGTCGATTGTGCCCTATGCGTTGAGCGTCGCAGCGGCCAGCTTTCTCTATATCGGATTGGCCGATCTGGTGCCTGGACTGCACGGACGAATGGGGGCTGCCAAGGGGGTCTGGCAGTTTGCCATGATGATCGCCGGTATGGTGACCATCGGCGCCCTCACCATGTTGCCTCACTAG
- a CDS encoding WD40 repeat domain-containing protein → MPRLIRSAPKVQLKAQGILRLQDYVHRAAFSPDGRHLAACSASGQVVAWHMPGRARACGFKGHDGPALTFAWDRRSSLLASGGQDGTVRIWDVATGAERAVLPVGAQGNWVEHLSWDSRTDRLAASAGKAVQVWSQGEGGCFLPQTEIPSHKTTVSALAWMPQGDGLVSACYGGAWLWRIGEEQPLRTFPYAGAVLSIAVTPDGQYLASGNLDASAHLFKIADDRNWHMSGYPVKVRAVAFDRTGLNLWTVSGPSLIAWNMKRFEGNSGRLFKGHLGWIQDLACHPTLPTVATVGEDGLLCLWAAETTKPRLLQEVNKTGGLSCVAWSPDGTWLVTGTMEGTLSLFQVEGLP, encoded by the coding sequence ATGCCTCGCCTGATCCGCTCGGCACCGAAGGTGCAGTTGAAGGCGCAGGGCATCCTTCGCCTTCAGGACTATGTTCACCGGGCGGCGTTTTCGCCGGATGGGCGCCACCTCGCGGCCTGTTCGGCCTCCGGGCAGGTTGTGGCTTGGCACATGCCGGGGCGGGCGCGCGCCTGCGGTTTCAAGGGGCACGACGGTCCGGCCTTGACGTTCGCGTGGGATCGCCGGAGCAGCCTGCTCGCCTCCGGTGGACAGGATGGAACGGTTCGGATCTGGGACGTGGCCACCGGAGCGGAACGGGCTGTGCTGCCGGTCGGCGCTCAAGGAAACTGGGTCGAACACCTGTCTTGGGACAGCAGGACGGATCGCCTCGCCGCCTCTGCAGGCAAGGCGGTCCAGGTCTGGTCGCAGGGGGAGGGCGGATGCTTCCTGCCCCAGACAGAGATTCCGAGCCATAAGACGACGGTGTCCGCGCTGGCCTGGATGCCGCAGGGAGACGGACTCGTTTCCGCCTGTTATGGAGGCGCCTGGCTGTGGCGGATTGGAGAGGAGCAGCCACTGCGCACGTTTCCCTATGCAGGCGCAGTGCTCTCGATCGCCGTCACGCCGGACGGGCAGTACCTCGCATCAGGAAACCTGGATGCGTCGGCGCACCTCTTCAAGATCGCCGACGACCGCAACTGGCACATGTCCGGCTATCCCGTGAAAGTCAGGGCGGTCGCGTTTGACCGCACCGGGTTGAACCTGTGGACGGTCTCCGGCCCTTCGCTGATCGCTTGGAACATGAAGCGGTTCGAAGGGAACAGCGGCCGCCTGTTCAAGGGGCATCTGGGCTGGATTCAAGATCTGGCTTGCCATCCGACGCTGCCGACCGTTGCGACGGTGGGGGAAGACGGGTTGTTGTGCCTGTGGGCGGCGGAAACGACCAAACCGCGTCTGTTGCAAGAGGTGAACAAGACCGGGGGCCTCTCCTGTGTCGCCTGGAGTCCGGACGGAACGTGGCTGGTCACCGGAACGATGGAGGGGACTCTCTCCCTTTTTCAGGTCGAGGGTCTGCCATGA
- the ispF gene encoding 2-C-methyl-D-erythritol 2,4-cyclodiphosphate synthase, translated as MRIGMGYDIHPLGAGRKLILGGVEIPHDKGLLGHSDADALVHAVCDALLGAMGEGDLGRHFPSSDPRYKDISSLTLLKEVAGLLARRQYRLVNIDSTIIAQAPRLGPHLSAMAKTMAEVLAVDPSCINVKVKSGEGLDAIGHEQGIAAQAACLIEGLPGK; from the coding sequence ATGAGGATCGGCATGGGCTATGACATCCATCCCTTGGGAGCGGGGAGAAAATTGATTTTGGGAGGCGTCGAGATCCCCCACGACAAAGGCCTTCTGGGCCACTCGGATGCCGACGCGCTGGTGCATGCAGTCTGCGACGCGCTCTTGGGCGCGATGGGGGAGGGTGATCTCGGCCGACACTTTCCCAGCTCCGATCCGAGGTACAAGGATATTTCCAGCCTGACACTGCTGAAGGAAGTGGCGGGTCTCTTGGCACGGCGGCAGTACCGACTGGTCAATATCGACAGCACGATCATCGCGCAGGCGCCTCGCCTCGGTCCCCATCTGTCGGCCATGGCCAAGACGATGGCCGAGGTGTTGGCTGTCGATCCGAGCTGCATCAACGTAAAGGTCAAGAGCGGCGAAGGCCTGGATGCGATCGGGCATGAGCAGGGGATTGCCGCGCAGGCGGCCTGTTTGATCGAGGGCCTGCCCGGCAAGTAA
- a CDS encoding DUF3386 family protein: MTKAIADKAGLKDCPALMDHPVARALVRDAHHRMYRWPAGFAGYRADLTLNDEGRILKGAVQLIPRKDTTVELPGADPANQEWVRERLWTQGMHLAHTTFEEGDGRYVLSFDPEEDPAGLHPRGRRVLLTGGRLDSWYRIKHCQYTQIGRITPMTERRVNTIERYGQAPDGRQYSSHYVMTYFTLDGASVVGMESYVNEYKDVQGVWLPLCRRVSFGERGLVRTRVIELSNHEVLA, encoded by the coding sequence ATGACCAAAGCTATTGCCGACAAGGCTGGCCTCAAGGATTGTCCGGCCTTGATGGACCACCCGGTAGCTCGGGCATTGGTGCGAGACGCCCATCACCGCATGTACAGGTGGCCGGCTGGATTTGCCGGTTATCGAGCCGACCTGACCCTCAATGACGAGGGCCGGATTCTGAAAGGAGCGGTCCAGTTGATCCCGCGGAAAGACACGACGGTTGAGCTCCCGGGCGCCGATCCCGCCAACCAGGAATGGGTCCGGGAGCGCCTCTGGACGCAAGGCATGCATCTGGCCCATACGACCTTCGAGGAGGGCGATGGACGCTATGTCCTGTCGTTCGATCCGGAAGAAGATCCGGCTGGTCTCCATCCTCGCGGTCGACGGGTCCTGTTGACCGGAGGCCGGCTCGATTCCTGGTATCGCATCAAGCATTGTCAGTATACGCAGATCGGGCGGATCACCCCCATGACCGAACGCCGTGTGAACACGATCGAACGATACGGTCAGGCTCCGGACGGCAGGCAATACTCAAGCCATTACGTGATGACCTATTTCACGCTGGATGGGGCGTCGGTCGTCGGGATGGAAAGCTACGTGAATGAATACAAGGATGTGCAAGGAGTCTGGTTGCCGCTGTGCCGACGCGTGTCGTTCGGCGAACGGGGATTGGTGAGGACGCGCGTGATCGAGCTCTCAAACCATGAGGTGCTGGCATGA
- the moaB gene encoding molybdenum cofactor biosynthesis protein B, translated as MTGVHAGGTAVGVAVLTVSDTRTRETDTSGAAIVDRLLQAGHRVVDRKLCRDEYQQIRRIISDWVGDPAVEFVIVTGGTGLTQRDVTPDAVRSLFTRPIPGFGELFRWLSYGEIGSSTIQSRADAGVCGDTVVFLLPGSTGACRLGMDKIILPQLDLNHRPCNLAELLPRIKQEHPPRRDEGGGGGSVSEEMKRP; from the coding sequence ATGACCGGCGTTCACGCAGGGGGGACGGCGGTGGGGGTGGCCGTCCTCACGGTGTCCGATACCCGCACCCGGGAGACGGATACCAGTGGAGCCGCGATTGTCGATCGATTGCTGCAGGCGGGGCATCGCGTGGTCGATCGTAAACTCTGCCGAGACGAGTACCAGCAGATTCGGCGGATCATCTCCGACTGGGTGGGCGACCCGGCCGTGGAGTTCGTGATCGTCACGGGCGGGACCGGTCTCACGCAACGGGACGTGACCCCGGACGCCGTCCGGTCGCTGTTCACGAGGCCGATTCCCGGTTTCGGCGAGCTGTTCCGTTGGTTGAGCTACGGCGAGATCGGCTCGTCCACGATTCAATCCAGGGCCGATGCCGGGGTATGCGGCGATACGGTCGTATTCCTTCTGCCCGGCAGCACCGGCGCCTGCCGGCTTGGGATGGACAAGATCATCCTGCCGCAGCTCGATCTCAACCATCGGCCCTGCAACCTCGCTGAACTCCTGCCGCGGATTAAGCAGGAGCACCCGCCTCGCCGAGATGAGGGAGGGGGAGGCGGGTCCGTGAGCGAGGAGATGAAACGGCCATGA
- the ispD gene encoding 2-C-methyl-D-erythritol 4-phosphate cytidylyltransferase, with translation MDRRKVVALVPAAGRGLRMGTKTPKQFLGLGGVPLLVHSLRVFEASRVITEVILAVPAEDRDYCRDEIVARHRFSKVRRIVAGGKQRQDSVRHALAEVEPDAELVLVHDAVRPFVTEDMIARVTDAADRHGGAIIAIPSRDTLKQVGPDHIIERTVDRAPLWQAQTPQAFRRSVLQKAHDHAVIKGYVGTDEADLVERIGVPVVVVEGSGENIKITRPEDLIIGEAILAERTRRDT, from the coding sequence GTGGATAGGCGGAAGGTCGTCGCGCTGGTTCCGGCCGCCGGCCGCGGCCTGCGCATGGGCACCAAGACTCCGAAGCAGTTTCTGGGGCTCGGCGGGGTCCCCCTCCTGGTGCATTCCTTGCGGGTGTTCGAGGCGTCGAGGGTCATCACGGAAGTCATCCTGGCGGTGCCGGCCGAGGACCGGGACTATTGCCGGGACGAGATCGTCGCCCGCCACCGGTTCTCGAAGGTCCGGCGGATCGTGGCGGGCGGCAAGCAACGGCAGGACTCCGTGCGGCATGCGCTGGCTGAAGTCGAGCCGGATGCCGAACTCGTGCTGGTCCATGACGCCGTCCGTCCCTTCGTCACCGAGGACATGATCGCCCGCGTCACCGACGCCGCCGACCGGCACGGGGGCGCCATTATCGCCATTCCCTCCCGGGACACCCTCAAGCAAGTCGGACCCGACCATATCATCGAACGCACCGTCGATCGCGCGCCGCTCTGGCAGGCCCAAACCCCCCAGGCCTTTCGGCGGTCCGTGCTGCAGAAGGCGCACGACCATGCCGTGATCAAAGGGTATGTGGGGACGGACGAGGCGGATTTGGTCGAGCGGATCGGCGTGCCCGTCGTGGTCGTCGAAGGGAGCGGGGAAAACATCAAGATCACCAGACCGGAAGATCTCATCATCGGGGAGGCCATTCTGGCGGAGCGCACGAGACGTGACACGTGA